Genomic segment of Salvelinus sp. IW2-2015 linkage group LG17, ASM291031v2, whole genome shotgun sequence:
attcctttcctgtggcggtcctcatgagagccagtttcatcattgcggttgatggtttttgcgactgcacttgaagaaacattcaaagttcttgaaatgttctggattgactgaccttcatgtcttttaaTTAAGGTGTTAAGATAATTCTGTTCTCAATGTtcttaaactgaacttcaattaaactactcagtctgcaacccagaatttgtaagatactgtcacgttctgaccttagttcttttgttatttctttgttttagtatggtcagggcgtgagttgggtgggttatctatgtttgtttttctatgtttttttttctcgtatggcctgatatggttctcaatcagaggcaggtgtttgtcgttgtctctgattgggaaccatatttagggaggttgttttctattgtgttttgtgggtggttgttttctgtgtctgtgtgttccacacggaactgttttgGTTTGTTATTTCACGTGGCGTTTATTGctttgtttctgtgttcgtttgtttcattaaaatatattatggacacataccacgctgcgctttggtcctcctctctttctcccaaagaagatcgttacagaaccacccaccaaaggaccaagcagcgtggtaacgggcaaaagcagcagcagcagcagcgatcgcaggactcttggacctgggaggagattctggacggcaagggaccctgggcacaggctggagagtatcgccgccccaaagctgagctggaggcagcgaaagcggagaggcggttgTATGAGGAGGCTGTAcgtaagcgcggctggaagccgccccaaacatttcttgggggggggggcacacggggagtgtggctaagccaggtaggagacctgagccaactccccgtgcttaccttggagagagagggaccaggcaggcaccgtgttatgccgtgaggcgcacggtgttcccggtgagcaggcatagcccggtgcggtacatagcagcgcctcgtatcggccgggttagagtgagccaggtgccatgaagccggctcaacgcatctggtctctagtgcgtctcctcgggccggggtacatggcaccagccctacgcatggtgtccccggttcgccagcacagcgaggtggaataggccgcactggcttggctacagggagcattcagccaggtagggttgggcaggctcggtgctcgagacctgtagtgcgccttcacggtccggtctatccggtgccacctccacgcaccagccctccggtggcagccccccgcaccaggctgtctcttcgTCTCCGCACTACAGGTGCTCCCGCCTGCGCAGCGCTGTCAGAGTCTTCCTCCAGTCCAGCgtcgcctgagtctccctcctgtccagcgccgcctgagtctccctcctgtccagcgccgcctgagtctccctcctgtccagcgccgcctgagtctctctcctgtccagcgccgcctgagtctttCGCGTCCTTGTCTCAGCCGCTCTGCTTCtgagtctcctctcctgtccaggCGCCCGCCCTTGAGTCTTCTCCTCCGTCTCAGCGCCCTTGCTGAGTCTTCCTCTCCTTGTCCAGTCGCCGGCCTGAGTCgcgtccgtctgtccagcgccttGGCCTGAGCCGTTCCGTCTGTCCAGCCTACGTCTGGCCTCGGAGCCGTTCCGTCTGTCCTTGATGCCGCTTGAGCCGCACTGTCTGTTCCTTGGTAGCCCGTTCCTCAGATGCTCGCTCCGCCCAGTTCAGGAGCGTCGCTCAGAAGCGCGTCTCCAGCTCAGTTCATTCGTGAAGCTTCTCCAGAGCTCGCCCGCGCGAGTCTAGGGAGCCTGTCCAGAGCCGCCCTGGCCCTAGTCATGGAGTCCGCCATGGCCGCCTGCTCATGTCAGGCTGCCGCTCAGAGTCCGCTTCGCGCCATGTTCAgttgagccgccagagccgcccgccgcAGCCGTCAGGAGCTGCCTTTAGTCCTGAGCTGCcctctcagtcctgagctaccctcagtctGAGCTACCCCTGTCGAGTctcctcagtcggagctgcccctcaagTCCCGAGAGGCGGTCCTCAGATCCAGTGGGGCActttagtagggttgccagtccttaggtcggcggcgagggtcgccgctctaaAGACGCTATAAGCTGAAGCGgcctaagactatggtggagtggggtccacgtcccgcgccagagccgccaccgcggacagatgcccacccagaccctccctataggttaggttttgcggccgaactgtctgccacagttccttgtCTGTTAAACAGTTCCTCTTTTCTATGCACAATTCTAGTCTTATGATTCAAATACATCTCACTCCATTATCCAGTGACAAGTGGAATACTGTTGTTATTGCCTTAACATTATTttgaaagtataaataatttagtcATTATCTACATTACCTTAAACATATAATCTCCATAAcataagtaatgatggactgtcagcttatttgagctgttcttggcataatatggatttggtcttttaccaaataggctactCTTTGATTCCACCCATACCTtgccaacacaactgattgctcaaatgcattaggaaggaaagaaattccacaaattacttttaacaaggcacaccttttaatttaaatgtattccaggtcactacctcaggaaactggttgagagaatgccaagagtgcaaagctgccatcaagacaaagggtggctattttgaagaatctctaaaattctgtaaaatatatttagatttgtttaacacttttttggttactacatggttccatatgtgttatttcatagttttgatgtcttcactattattctacaacgtagaaagtagtaaaaacaaagaaaaacccttgaatgagtaggtgtgtccaaacttttgactggtactgtactttttCACTCAAGGCTTAGTTAAATGTCATCATTAGGTGTTTTATTACTCTTTGAAGGCCTTGGTAAAAGACAGAAAGTTTTTTCTTCAAACCTAACCTGATCCACatttcctgtgtctgtctccatctcttttcAGCTGAAAGCTCCAGTGTACCTGAATAGCTATGTGTCCATCGCTCCGCTGCCCCGCCAGAGTGCCTCGGTGGCAGAGGGGCAGTTGTGCAGGGTGTCAGGCTGGGGGTTCACCAGCTCTAGTGGGGGACAGATACCCACCTCCCTGCGCACCGTCAAACTTCCCATCGTCTCCACAGCCAAATGCAACAGCAGTGAGTCTTTCAATGGGAACATCACATCCAACATGATCTGTGCAGGCTACAGCGCTGGCAGAAAGGACGCGTGTAAGGTAGGACCCACGCTATAGTTACTAGGATAGGGTTTACGATTTCTAATGCTATGGGTCGGATTATACCTAATACTAGACTAAAAAGCATGTTTAATACATATTTTCCATTGAGCATGGCTATTAGTCGAGGGAGTAGGTTTAAGCTTGGTCCGTCAAACatgcagccagagccgcccgccagtcaggagccgccagagccgaaTCTTTAGGATATCTAGAAAAATCGAATTCGGCATCCAAATATTGATTGCCATTGCACACGGTATAGATGATTTTGTGTCTCTAAACTCCAGgcttttgtctgtctgttgtttcaGGGAGATTCTGGGGGCCCACTGGTGTGTGAAGGTCGGATCTATGGTGTGGTTTCCTGGGGGATGGGCTGTGCCGATGCCAAGTACCCAGGAGTCTACACTGCTGTGTCAAAGTATCGCAGGTGGATAGACCGGACCATATTCAGCTACTACGGACGCTGCAGCAAGTATTAGAATCAAGTGTTTCTGTCTGAAACACTACCCTTATCTTGAACTTGAAACATTTCAGAGAGCTTGATGTGAAACATGGGGATAAAAAGTCTCCCAGTTTCATGTAGTTTTTCATTACTTTTATTTGTGTATATTAATTAGATTTATAAAAAAATAGATAGAAACATAGATAATGGACCATTCCCAACATGTTCTTgcagtactgtcacgttcctgacctatttctgttagtttgttgtatgtgttagttggtcaggacgtgagtttgggtgggcattctatgttgtctgtttctatgttggtttaagggttgcctggtatggctctcaattagaggcaggtgtttggcgttcctctaattgagagtcatatttaggtaggttgtttcacagtgttcgttgtgggtggttgtctcctgtgtctgtatgtatgttcgtgccacacgggactgtagcgtttgtttgtagtcgtgtacctgttcgtgcgttcttcatgttgtatgtaagttccatgttcaggtctgtctactttcgttttgttattttgtatcatttcaagtatagttcgttttgttcttgtaaataaattattatggcatcatacctcgctgcacattggtcttcagatccctctctcctctcctcgtctgaggaggaggaagatttaGAGTTCCGTTACAAGTACTGTATGTTGCTACTTGTAGTCCCCTAGCAATGCCATTCCACAAAGCAACATGAAGAACTGATCAAATATAAATAATgtcaacaataaaacatttatttaacaagagATGTAATGCCAAGTTAACATGGTTTAGATTATATGAAGACCAGTGTTATCAACCAGACACCAATGCATAAAGCATAAACTTGAATCAAGCAACTTCAAGTCTGAGTGGTGAGTGCATGTATATTTAGACTACATAGAATAGTTAAATAATTGTGAAATTGTAAGTGTGTTGTAAAAAAATGAAGTGAACTGTATGTTTTCCTTGTTTTATATAATACATCACTACCAATTCAAGGTGGACTGGTTTTATTTTCACAATTTGTATTACAAGTGTGTCATCCAGATTTAATTGAGGAATCAAATTCTGGACAgtcatatttacaaaaaaaattgtggagtAGAAATGTTATCAACTTCCAAAGTTGCCGAACAAATATCCCAGCTGTACCCATAATTGTATTTATCTAACCcttattttactaggtaagttgactgagaacacattctcatttagcAACaaactggggaatagttacaggggagaggaatgagacAATTAGaatctggggatgattaggtggccatgatgatatgagggccagattggaaacgtagccaggacaccagggttaacaccgcTACTCTTGTCTGCTCATTGGTGATGTTCATCATCAAATCTGCTTGTATGCTGATGATGCTTTGATATTCATCTCTAGCCCTGAGACTTCTTGTTAATACTATTGAATTACTCAGTGAATTCTCAGGCTACAAAATTcatttaactaaatcagaggctaTGCCACTTGGTTGTCTTCCCTCTGTACCTATTACCTCTCCCCCCTTTCCTTTTAAATGGTCCCCCTCAGGTTTTACATATCTGGGTATATTTGTAACTCCTAAATTCCAGCAAATGTACAAAGCCAATTTTGTTCCCCTGTTTGATACAATAAGACAGGATCTGGAGCGCTGGGACTCTCTTCCGATTTCATGGTTGGATAGAAAATCCTGCTTGTAAATGAACATTTGACCTGGACTACTTTACCCAATCCAAATGATCCTAGTCTTACTTTCCAATAAGGTAATAGACTATTTAAGTGGCTGGTTAAGTCCCTTCATATGGAGTAAACACAAGCCAAGACTTGACAATATTGCAGCTGCCAGGTTCTATGGGTGGCTTGGATTTTCCCAATATTAGGTTTATCAGTGGTGTGCCCACTTCTGTTATATTTCTGACTGGATCACAAATGATGACTCCTCTATTTGGTTAGATATTGAGACTTCTTTTTCAAAATACCCCCTGCAggatattttatttttcagaaggTTAAAGCCTGTAAAAGATCACTGCAATAATCCCATTACACTTAACACACTCAAAGCATGAAGGTCAGTTCAATGTTTTTTGGGAAGGTCCAAACTAACCTCTGCTCTTACCCCAATTCTTAACAACCCAGATTTTCTACCAGGATTGCTGGATGCTGGCTTTAACATTTTGCTTAATAAGGGCATAGGCAGACTGAATGTTTTATTCGCTGATAAGATTTTAATTTCATTTGAGCAGATGGTTGAGAAATATTGACTTCCAAAGCAGGACTTTTTCCACTTTCTACAAGCAAGACATTATAATTTGAAGAGCACCACTTTAATTGGCAACCCTGATGCGTCTGTCATTGAAATAATGCTTTTTTTCTCACAAAGGGAAATGTCTGTAAGTTTATTTTATGATGCTTTGAGGTCCTTTTCTACTGTGGACGCACAGAGGGTCAAGCGAGTGTGGGAGAAATAATTGTCTGTTACTACTGACGAGGAGATGTGGGAGGACATTTGGAGATACATATATGCAAAAACAATATCTATCTGTAGTTGTACTAGAGCAATCCAATTAAGAATAATACACAGATTGCATATATCCCCAAATTGCAAAACATCCTTTTACAGTAGATTCATGACATGGTCCCTTCTATTAAGGATTGGCATAAGATACTATTTCAATGGGTGCCTTTGGAATATCTGACATgtactgttatgctggtgaatgaggacccaaaagcgacttaatagaaacagagtctttattccagtctaaaacaaacaacgatactcctggatattatcataggaaaatccaaaacaggaaaactgaaatcctctcgtcagtagagaggaacgactggagacgcgaccacagactgcaggtcgcttcgggaaggcacaggccgtagctgacatagacacctgctcacacgcagcatctgaagaaggcaaaaacacgacagggcggaacaaggacacagaacagcaaacatcaaacaaggatccgacaaggacagaagcggaaaacagagggagaaatagggactctaatcagagggcaaaataggggacaggtgtgaaagagtaaatgaggtagttaggagaatgaggaacagctgggagcaggaacggaacgatagagagagagagcgagagagggagagaggggggggagagagaggatagaaagaggaaagaacctaataagaccagcagagggagacgaatagaagggaagcacagggacaagacatgataatcaatgacaaaacatgacagtacccccccactcaccgagcgcctcctggcgcactcgaggaggaaacctggcggcaacgaaggaaatcatcaatcaacgaacggtccagcacgtcccgagatggaacccaactcctctcctcaggaccgtaaccctcccaatccactaagtactggtgaccagtcccgagaacgc
This window contains:
- the LOC111976420 gene encoding trypsin-3, translating into MPLHPIPSYTLYQYSQLQYTIYWVLTAVHCNKRVEQIMIVAGDYSVSMYEGTEQFFIPQLLIPHPQYNKITNNADIMLIKLKAPVYLNSYVSIAPLPRQSASVAEGQLCRVSGWGFTSSSGGQIPTSLRTVKLPIVSTAKCNSSESFNGNITSNMICAGYSAGRKDACKGDSGGPLVCEGRIYGVVSWGMGCADAKYPGVYTAVSKYRRWIDRTIFSYYGRCSKY